The Cellulomonas flavigena DSM 20109 DNA segment GGGTGCGGTCCTCATGACGCCAGCACCGCCTCGATCACGGCACGGGCGATCGGTGCCGCGACTGCGCCGCCCGTCGCCTCGTTGCCCAGGTTGCCGCCGTTCTCGACGATGACGGCGACGGCCACGCGTGGGGCGTCGGCCGGCGCGAACGCGGTGAACCACGCGTGCGGCGGCTGTCCCTCGACGGTCTGGGCCGTGCCGGTCTTGCCCGCGACCTGCACGCCGGCGATGCGGGCGGCCTTCCCGGTGCCGGAGTCGACCACACCGACCATCATCTGCGTGAGCGCGCTCGCGGTGGCCGACGACACGGCGTCGGAGTACGGCTCGGGATCCGTCTGGGACACGATCGTCAGGTCGGCGGCGCGCACGGTCTCCACGAGGTAGGGCGTCATGAGCCGCCCGCCGTTGGCGATCGCGGACGCGACCATCGCCATCTGCAGGGGCGAGGCCTGCACGTCGCGCTGCCCGATCGCCGACTGGGCGAGGACCGCCTGGTCGAGGTCGGAGGGGAACACGGACTCCACGACGGGCATCGGCACCGCCAGGTCGGGGTCGAGGAAGCCGAAGCGTTCGGACTGCTCGCGCAGCACGTCCTCGCCGAGCGTCATGCCCAGGCTCGCGAAGGCGGTGTTGCACGACGTGCGCAGGGCGTCGGCGAGGCTGACCTGCTCGCCGCCGCAGCTGCCGCCACCGAAGTTGCCGATCGTGGCCGACGTCTGCGGCAGCGTGAGCTGGTCGGGCGACGGCACGGGCGTGTCCGCCTGGTAGTCGCCGGACTCCAGCGCCGCCGCGGCGGTGACGAGCTTGAACGTGGACCCGGGCGCGTACCGCTCCTGGTGGGTGTTGGGGCGCAGCGGGTTGCCGTCGGCCTGGTCGAGCGCGCGGTACTGCGCCGCGGCCTCGCTCGTGGAGTGCACGGCGAGCACGTTGGGGTCGAACCCGGGGGTGGAGACGAGCGCGAGGATCCGGCCGGTGGCGGGCTCGAGGGCCACGACGGCACCGTGCTGGGCGCCGAGGCCGTTGCGCGCGGCCTGCTGCGCGGCGGGCAGGATCGTCGTCTCGACGGCCGCGCCCTCGGGCCGCTTGCCGGTGAGCAGGTCGCGGATGCGCGTGAAGAACAGCTGGTCGGAGCGGCCCGTGAGCTGGTCGTTCTCCGCGAGCTCGAGCTGGCTGCGGCTGTTGGCGATCGAGTAGAAGCCCGTCACCGCGGAGTACAGGTCACCCTGGGAGTAGGTGCGCTGGTAGCCGAACGGGTCGTCCACGGGCACGGACGTCGCGATCGCCTCGCCGCCGGCGACGATCGGCCCGCGCGCGTTGCCGTGCTCGCGGTAGAGCGTGCGCACGTTGCGGCCGTCGGTGTTGAGCGACTCCGCCTGGAAGAACTGGACCCACGTCGCGGAGCCCATGAGGGCCACGAACATGACGAGGGTGATGGTCGCGAGGCGACGCAGCGGCGTGTTCATCGCGTCTCCCCCCGCTCGTCGGTGTCCGATGCGTGGTCGAGGTGCTCGGTGGGGCTGTCGTCGGAGGCCGGTCCGCGCTCCGGGCCGTCCGGTGGGGTCACGGTCGACGTGCGGACGGGGGCGCTGCCGACGACGACGGGCGTGCCGACCGCGGGCGTGCCGGTGCGGCCCGTGCTGCGACCACCGCCGACAGGCCGGGAGCGGCCCGGGGCCGACACGGGCACGCCGATGTCCGGCGTGGCGACGGCGCGCACGGTCGGCACGGGTCGGCGCGCCTCGTCGGAGATGCGCAGCAGGAGCGCCGCGATGACCCAGTTGGCCACGAGGGACGACCCGCCGTACGCGAGGAAGGGCGTGGTGAGGCCCGTCAGGGGGATGAGGCGCGTGACGCCGCCGACGACCACGAAGAGCTGGAACGCCATGACGAACGACAGACCGCCGGCGAGCAGCTTGCCGAAGCCGTCCCGCACGCCGATGGCCGTGCGCAGACCGCGCGAGACGAGGATCGTGTAGAGCAGCAGGATCGCGATGAGACCCGTCAGGCCCAGCTCCTCGCCGAGGGCGGCGACGATGAAGTCGGAGTAGGCGAAGGGGACGAGGTCGGGCCGTCCCTGGCCCAGGCCCGTGCCGAACAGCCCGCCGCTGGCCATGCCGAACAGGCCGTACACGAGCTGCCCGGACCCGCCCGGGTCGCGGCGGAAGATCTCGTCGTCCAGCGCGTGCAGCCACACGTCGAAGCGGGCGCCGACGTGCCCGAACGTCGCGGCCGCTACGGCGGCGCCACCCACGAACAGCACGAGCCCGATGACGATCCACGAGGTCCGCTCGGTCGCCAGGTAGAGCACGGCGACGAACAGGCCGAAGAACAGCAGCGACGTGCCGAGGTCGCGCTGCAGCACCAGCACGACGAGCGACGCGGCCCAGACCAGGAGGATCGGCCCGAGGTCCCGGGCGCGCGGCAGCTGCAGGGCGAGCACGCGCTTGCCCGCCAGCGCGAGCGTGTCGCGGTGCGTGACGAGGTACCCGGCGAAGAACACCGCCAGGGCGATCTTGCCGAACTCCGCGGGCTGCATGCCGACCGGGCCGACCCGCACCCAGATGCGGGCGCCGTTGATCGTCTGCCCGAGGACCGGCACGAGCGGCAGCAGGATGAGCACGAGACCGGCGACCATGGCCGTGTACGTGTACCGGCGCAGCGTGCGGTGGTCGCGCAGCAGCCACAGCACGGCGACGGCCAGGGCGACCGAGATCGCGGTCCACGCGAGCTGCCGGTCGGCGATGTTCGCGTCCGCGCGTCCCCGCGCGGCGTACGCGATGGAGATCCGGTAGATCATCGCCAGCCCGATGCCGTTGAGCGCGACGACCACGGGCAGGATCACCGG contains these protein-coding regions:
- a CDS encoding peptidoglycan D,D-transpeptidase FtsI family protein, yielding MNTPLRRLATITLVMFVALMGSATWVQFFQAESLNTDGRNVRTLYREHGNARGPIVAGGEAIATSVPVDDPFGYQRTYSQGDLYSAVTGFYSIANSRSQLELAENDQLTGRSDQLFFTRIRDLLTGKRPEGAAVETTILPAAQQAARNGLGAQHGAVVALEPATGRILALVSTPGFDPNVLAVHSTSEAAAQYRALDQADGNPLRPNTHQERYAPGSTFKLVTAAAALESGDYQADTPVPSPDQLTLPQTSATIGNFGGGSCGGEQVSLADALRTSCNTAFASLGMTLGEDVLREQSERFGFLDPDLAVPMPVVESVFPSDLDQAVLAQSAIGQRDVQASPLQMAMVASAIANGGRLMTPYLVETVRAADLTIVSQTDPEPYSDAVSSATASALTQMMVGVVDSGTGKAARIAGVQVAGKTGTAQTVEGQPPHAWFTAFAPADAPRVAVAVIVENGGNLGNEATGGAVAAPIARAVIEAVLAS
- a CDS encoding FtsW/RodA/SpoVE family cell cycle protein, which gives rise to MASVQPHRVRPGRGTELLLLVPALGIGIAGYVLAGLGATGAVPPHVIAYAAGTTVLAVAVHLVLRLRAPYADPVILPVVVALNGIGLAMIYRISIAYAARGRADANIADRQLAWTAISVALAVAVLWLLRDHRTLRRYTYTAMVAGLVLILLPLVPVLGQTINGARIWVRVGPVGMQPAEFGKIALAVFFAGYLVTHRDTLALAGKRVLALQLPRARDLGPILLVWAASLVVLVLQRDLGTSLLFFGLFVAVLYLATERTSWIVIGLVLFVGGAAVAAATFGHVGARFDVWLHALDDEIFRRDPGGSGQLVYGLFGMASGGLFGTGLGQGRPDLVPFAYSDFIVAALGEELGLTGLIAILLLYTILVSRGLRTAIGVRDGFGKLLAGGLSFVMAFQLFVVVGGVTRLIPLTGLTTPFLAYGGSSLVANWVIAALLLRISDEARRPVPTVRAVATPDIGVPVSAPGRSRPVGGGRSTGRTGTPAVGTPVVVGSAPVRTSTVTPPDGPERGPASDDSPTEHLDHASDTDERGETR